In Haloarcula sp. H-GB4, a single genomic region encodes these proteins:
- a CDS encoding tRNA uridine(34) 5-carboxymethylaminomethyl modification radical SAM/GNAT enzyme Elp3, with translation MSTETPDPDETETFQQVCAELVDRILAGEVERDDVESAKIDVCREYSAPKVPKNSELLDYAPQEHREVLEEVLQRKPVRTASGVSPIAIMTSPERCPHGKCLYCPGGPDSEFSSAQSYTGHEPAAARGEQNDYDPYGQVTLRLNQLREIGHPVDKAELIVMGGTMTARSHDYQEWFVKRALEAMNDFDVDGEPTPAEDVSFAEDDYEFRYLEDVIAENETADVRNVATTFETKPDWCDPEQIDRMLDLGATKVEVGVQTTFERINREMHRGHGVQASIDANRRLRDSGFKVGFHMMPGQPGMSKEMCLEDFRRIFDETDWRPDYLKIYPTLIVEGTVTYDWWRKDEFDPLDNDEAAELVAEIKDMIPRYTRLQRVQRDIPADFIEGGVWKSNLRQLAWKRMEEHDWTCDCIRCREAGHSDDAAENIELNVMTYEACGGTEHFISFEDFDNDVLVGFCRLRFPNDPVRRELQDAAIVRELHVYGNAVGVGQEGDDEDHQHKGYGKKLLEKAEVLARDAGFPKLAVISGIGVRQYYREKLGYKQDGPYVSKRL, from the coding sequence ATGAGTACGGAGACGCCGGACCCAGACGAGACAGAGACCTTCCAGCAGGTGTGTGCGGAGCTGGTCGACCGGATTCTCGCAGGCGAGGTCGAGCGCGACGACGTCGAATCAGCCAAGATCGACGTCTGCCGGGAGTACTCCGCGCCGAAAGTGCCGAAAAACTCCGAACTACTCGATTACGCGCCACAAGAGCACCGCGAGGTGCTGGAGGAGGTCCTCCAGCGCAAGCCGGTTCGGACCGCCTCAGGTGTGTCCCCAATCGCGATCATGACATCGCCAGAGCGGTGCCCCCACGGGAAGTGTCTGTACTGTCCCGGTGGTCCCGACTCGGAGTTCTCCTCCGCCCAGTCCTACACCGGTCACGAACCCGCGGCCGCACGCGGCGAACAGAATGACTACGACCCGTACGGCCAGGTCACCCTTCGGCTCAACCAACTGCGGGAGATCGGCCACCCCGTCGACAAGGCCGAACTCATCGTGATGGGCGGGACGATGACGGCCCGGAGCCACGACTATCAGGAGTGGTTCGTCAAGCGAGCCCTCGAGGCGATGAACGACTTCGACGTGGACGGAGAGCCGACGCCCGCAGAGGACGTGAGCTTCGCCGAAGACGACTACGAGTTCCGCTATCTCGAGGACGTCATCGCGGAGAACGAGACCGCCGACGTCCGCAACGTCGCCACGACGTTCGAGACAAAGCCCGACTGGTGTGACCCCGAACAGATCGACCGGATGCTTGACCTCGGCGCAACGAAAGTCGAAGTGGGCGTCCAGACCACCTTCGAGCGGATCAACCGCGAGATGCACCGCGGCCACGGTGTCCAAGCCTCCATCGACGCCAACCGTCGCCTGCGAGACTCGGGGTTCAAAGTCGGCTTCCACATGATGCCGGGCCAGCCCGGGATGTCAAAGGAGATGTGTCTGGAGGACTTCCGACGTATCTTCGACGAGACGGACTGGCGGCCGGACTATCTCAAGATATACCCGACGCTGATCGTCGAGGGAACCGTCACCTACGACTGGTGGCGCAAAGACGAGTTCGACCCACTGGACAACGACGAGGCCGCCGAGTTAGTCGCCGAAATCAAGGATATGATTCCCCGCTACACCCGTCTTCAGCGCGTCCAGCGGGATATCCCGGCTGACTTCATCGAAGGCGGCGTCTGGAAGTCGAATCTCCGGCAACTCGCTTGGAAGCGGATGGAAGAACACGACTGGACGTGTGACTGTATCCGCTGTCGGGAGGCTGGACACAGCGACGACGCCGCCGAGAACATCGAACTCAACGTGATGACTTACGAGGCCTGTGGTGGCACGGAACACTTCATCTCTTTCGAAGACTTCGACAACGACGTGCTCGTCGGCTTCTGTCGGCTTCGATTCCCCAACGACCCAGTGCGCCGGGAGCTACAGGACGCCGCAATCGTGCGTGAACTCCACGTCTACGGTAACGCCGTCGGTGTCGGGCAGGAAGGTGATGATGAGGACCACCAGCACAAAGGCTACGGGAAGAAACTGCTGGAGAAAGCGGAGGTATTGGCCCGGGACGCCGGCTTCCCGAAACTGGCCGTCATTTCCGGCATCGGTGTCCGGCAGTACTACCGGGAGAAACTGGGGTACAAACAGGACGGCCCGTACGTGAGCAAGCGTCTCTGA
- a CDS encoding methyl-accepting chemotaxis protein, whose protein sequence is MAQSTGNVGQTTDSNPSVAERLQSFVSYIPDGSTIPDKQWRNRHRSVVLVTLLHIPFLFGLGIYTGSTPIAEAQIPATPLSRVLLLCGVVFALSASSLIPRFRRRVRTILSVTAVFVSSLALVQLSGGYIEAHFHFFVGMAIVAVYEDWVPFLWGLAYVVLTHGYFGTIDPSRVYNHTAAINNPWAWGLIHGGFVLMLCVALVNNWVSTERSREKSQARFEQAEQRASDIDDLQAKQEEIEQQRAEAKEARKKAERKMQEAERQNTELQETASRFSEAMSAAADGDLTVRVDPDVADNNAMVQIAESFNKMMTETESAMEEIQTFSQEVASTSDQATAGANQATGASEDMSESIQGIASGAAEQQEMLETVSGEMTDLSATVEEVAASAETVAERSRETAEIADDGEETAQEAIAGSREVQTAIDSTVENVERLDEKMAEIGDIVELIGDIAEQTNMLALNANIEAARAGNGSGGDGFAVVADEVKQLAEETQASATEIEQLIAETQAQTETTVTEARGAKKDMQESTEAVEAVVDTFSQVAENAEATDNGIQEISDTTDDQAATTEETVSMVEEAVDISESTAAETETASATAQEQAASMSQVSASIESLAEQSERLQTMLSEFDVGSR, encoded by the coding sequence ATGGCTCAGTCAACGGGAAATGTCGGGCAGACAACAGACAGTAATCCAAGCGTAGCCGAGCGGCTACAAAGCTTTGTATCCTACATTCCGGACGGCTCGACAATCCCGGACAAGCAGTGGCGCAACCGACACCGGAGCGTGGTACTCGTGACACTGCTTCACATCCCGTTCTTATTCGGACTTGGTATCTACACTGGGTCTACTCCGATAGCAGAAGCGCAAATCCCTGCAACCCCGCTGTCTCGGGTACTGCTACTCTGTGGGGTCGTGTTTGCCCTATCTGCAAGTAGCCTCATCCCTCGCTTCAGGCGGCGTGTCAGGACCATCCTCTCGGTTACGGCAGTATTTGTGTCGTCACTGGCTCTTGTCCAACTCTCCGGCGGCTATATCGAAGCCCATTTTCACTTCTTTGTTGGGATGGCGATAGTTGCTGTGTACGAGGACTGGGTCCCATTCCTGTGGGGACTGGCGTATGTCGTTCTCACCCACGGATACTTTGGGACCATCGACCCGAGTCGCGTCTACAACCACACGGCAGCGATTAACAACCCGTGGGCATGGGGGCTTATCCATGGTGGGTTCGTCCTGATGCTGTGTGTCGCCCTCGTGAACAACTGGGTATCGACCGAGCGGTCACGCGAGAAATCCCAGGCACGTTTTGAACAAGCCGAACAGCGCGCCTCGGACATCGATGACCTCCAAGCCAAGCAAGAGGAGATAGAGCAACAACGCGCCGAGGCAAAAGAAGCCCGTAAAAAAGCGGAGCGAAAAATGCAGGAAGCCGAGCGGCAAAACACTGAATTGCAGGAGACGGCCAGCAGATTCAGTGAGGCCATGTCGGCCGCTGCCGACGGTGACCTAACAGTTCGGGTCGACCCTGACGTAGCTGACAACAACGCGATGGTACAGATCGCCGAGTCGTTCAACAAGATGATGACGGAGACGGAGTCGGCGATGGAAGAGATACAGACGTTCTCTCAGGAGGTTGCGTCCACAAGCGACCAGGCCACGGCCGGTGCGAACCAGGCAACAGGGGCCAGCGAAGATATGAGCGAATCGATTCAGGGAATCGCCAGCGGGGCGGCCGAACAGCAGGAGATGCTCGAAACCGTTTCCGGCGAGATGACTGACCTGTCGGCGACTGTCGAAGAGGTCGCCGCATCTGCCGAAACTGTCGCGGAGCGGTCCCGTGAGACGGCCGAAATCGCTGACGACGGCGAAGAGACAGCACAGGAAGCGATAGCAGGCTCCCGGGAAGTCCAGACGGCGATCGATTCGACCGTTGAAAACGTGGAGCGACTGGACGAGAAAATGGCTGAGATCGGTGACATCGTCGAACTCATCGGTGACATCGCTGAGCAGACGAACATGTTGGCCCTGAACGCCAACATAGAGGCTGCCCGGGCCGGAAACGGGTCTGGCGGTGACGGGTTCGCCGTCGTCGCGGACGAGGTCAAACAGCTAGCCGAGGAGACGCAGGCCTCGGCGACCGAGATCGAACAGCTCATCGCGGAGACGCAGGCACAGACCGAAACCACGGTCACGGAGGCGCGGGGAGCCAAGAAGGATATGCAAGAGAGCACCGAAGCCGTAGAGGCTGTTGTCGACACGTTCTCGCAAGTAGCTGAAAACGCCGAAGCGACTGACAACGGTATTCAGGAGATCAGTGACACGACCGATGACCAGGCCGCCACGACCGAGGAAACGGTGTCGATGGTCGAGGAGGCTGTGGACATCAGCGAGTCGACCGCCGCGGAGACCGAAACCGCCTCCGCGACGGCGCAGGAACAGGCCGCGTCGATGTCACAGGTCAGCGCCAGCATCGAATCCCTTGCCGAGCAGTCCGAGCGGCTCCAGACGATGCTGTCGGAGTTCGACGTCGGCAGCCGCTAA
- a CDS encoding cupin domain-containing protein → MSDGPVNEADLDWTDHDHGDRTFRRKQIGDAAGGEQLGASLYAVPPGKRLWVRHYHEGNEEAIFVRGGTGTLRLGPEADEHALEAGDYVALPAGEESAHEIEAGESELRLLMVSTMEEPDITVYPDREMVGLYAGSPPGGEKADRTLSTYLDMNAEKEYWDE, encoded by the coding sequence ATGAGCGACGGCCCCGTCAACGAAGCCGATCTCGATTGGACCGACCACGACCACGGCGACCGGACCTTCAGACGCAAGCAGATCGGTGACGCTGCCGGGGGTGAGCAACTCGGCGCGAGTCTCTATGCCGTGCCGCCGGGCAAGCGACTCTGGGTGCGCCACTACCACGAGGGCAACGAGGAAGCGATATTCGTTCGGGGCGGAACAGGAACACTCCGGCTCGGCCCCGAGGCCGACGAGCACGCGCTGGAAGCGGGCGACTACGTCGCGCTCCCGGCTGGCGAGGAGAGCGCGCACGAAATCGAAGCTGGTGAGTCTGAACTCCGGCTGCTGATGGTCTCGACAATGGAGGAGCCGGACATCACCGTCTACCCCGACCGGGAGATGGTCGGGCTGTATGCCGGATCGCCTCCGGGCGGCGAGAAAGCAGACCGGACGCTGTCAACATATCTCGATATGAACGCGGAAAAAGAGTACTGGGACGAGTGA
- a CDS encoding DHH family phosphoesterase — MGSCIICGKSVEGRICDLHEEDALFEFRGSRADQLSVDRYYRGSVDGFAEFGVFVDIGDSVTGLLHRSELDQRLDSLDWESGDNVYVQVKNVRDNGNVDLGWSIRQSEREFRGVLVDDPEIGHSVLLENEDDEEDEEVESESTADESANQSDDVSSADDDSGASQSESESSTSAGAVSRASDADRVEGTAAVGGNDSGSNTAVMTESDEEADAESEASQSDEATTDEPVAAAIGDLDDHVGADVRLEGEVVGIRQTSGPTVFELQDETGTVDCAAFVEAGVRAYPEVEEDDYVRLSGDVRERRGELQVETEDLGVLEAEEREEVEQRLADALDDEARPDTAEPLAEDTAVAALSDELVEAATQIRKAVLTDRPVIVRHANTADGYLAGSALERAALPLVTEQHRRADAKYHYFDRRPIEGGVYDMDDATKDTTTMLDNRERHEEKLPLFVFVAAGGTRESLDGFDLLNVYGAPSVVIDDIDVDGAVVDTVDAVVSPSADAVSETTSTALAANVAAHVNEDVRDDLQHLPAVSFWEDIPEPYVDAASEAGYDETAVSELREAVALEAHYQSYEDKRELITDLVFGDDEEDVGGLAGHIAEQFREKVDEEVSTARANLDHRTVDGVDIAVLDTDAFTHQYEFPPESLLLDELHRDVRDESDAVLGISTDTMYVRANGDLDLHELVNEVSERVPEGGVATRSVREGTIRYLAGERPAVLDAMLDVLADEL; from the coding sequence ATGGGTTCGTGTATCATCTGCGGCAAATCTGTCGAAGGACGCATCTGTGACCTCCACGAGGAGGACGCCCTGTTCGAGTTCCGTGGCTCGCGTGCCGACCAGCTATCGGTCGACCGCTACTACCGCGGCAGTGTCGACGGCTTCGCCGAGTTCGGCGTGTTCGTCGACATCGGCGACAGCGTAACGGGGCTGCTCCACCGGAGCGAACTGGACCAGCGGCTCGATTCCCTCGACTGGGAGTCGGGCGACAACGTCTACGTTCAGGTCAAAAACGTACGGGACAACGGCAATGTCGACCTCGGCTGGTCGATTCGCCAGTCCGAGCGCGAGTTCCGCGGCGTCCTCGTCGACGACCCGGAAATCGGCCATTCCGTCCTACTTGAGAACGAAGATGACGAGGAGGACGAAGAAGTCGAGTCCGAGTCGACGGCCGACGAGTCCGCAAACCAGAGTGACGACGTGTCGAGTGCGGACGACGACTCCGGCGCAAGCCAGTCTGAATCTGAGAGTTCCACAAGCGCCGGTGCCGTCAGCCGAGCCAGCGACGCCGACCGCGTCGAGGGCACTGCGGCCGTCGGCGGCAACGACAGTGGGTCGAACACCGCCGTCATGACCGAATCCGACGAGGAAGCCGACGCAGAGAGCGAGGCGAGTCAGTCGGACGAAGCGACGACCGATGAACCGGTCGCCGCGGCTATCGGCGACCTTGACGACCACGTCGGTGCGGACGTTAGACTGGAAGGCGAAGTCGTCGGCATCCGACAAACCTCCGGGCCGACGGTGTTCGAACTGCAGGACGAGACCGGCACCGTCGACTGTGCGGCTTTCGTCGAAGCGGGTGTCCGCGCTTACCCCGAAGTCGAAGAAGATGACTACGTTCGACTGTCGGGCGACGTCCGTGAGCGACGTGGCGAACTGCAGGTCGAGACCGAGGACCTCGGCGTGCTCGAAGCAGAGGAGCGCGAAGAAGTCGAACAGCGACTCGCCGATGCGCTCGACGACGAGGCCCGACCCGACACGGCTGAACCGCTCGCCGAAGACACGGCGGTCGCGGCCCTCTCCGACGAACTGGTCGAAGCGGCGACCCAGATCCGGAAAGCAGTGCTGACCGACCGACCGGTCATCGTTCGCCACGCCAACACTGCGGACGGCTACCTCGCCGGCAGCGCGCTCGAACGGGCCGCGCTCCCGCTCGTCACCGAGCAGCACCGCCGCGCCGACGCGAAGTATCACTACTTCGATCGGCGACCGATTGAGGGCGGCGTCTACGACATGGACGACGCGACGAAGGACACGACGACGATGCTTGACAACCGGGAGCGCCACGAGGAGAAGCTCCCGCTGTTCGTCTTTGTCGCCGCCGGCGGCACGCGCGAGAGCCTCGACGGCTTCGACCTGCTGAACGTGTACGGCGCACCGAGCGTCGTCATCGACGACATCGACGTCGACGGTGCGGTCGTCGACACCGTCGACGCTGTCGTCTCACCTTCGGCTGACGCCGTTTCCGAAACCACCTCGACGGCGCTTGCGGCCAACGTCGCTGCACACGTCAACGAAGACGTTCGCGACGACCTGCAACACCTCCCCGCTGTGAGCTTCTGGGAGGATATCCCAGAACCCTACGTGGACGCCGCCAGCGAGGCCGGCTACGACGAGACCGCGGTGTCGGAACTCCGCGAAGCCGTCGCGCTTGAAGCCCACTACCAGTCCTACGAGGACAAGCGCGAACTCATCACCGACCTCGTATTCGGCGACGACGAGGAAGACGTGGGCGGCCTGGCTGGCCACATCGCCGAGCAGTTCCGCGAGAAGGTCGACGAAGAGGTGTCCACCGCCCGGGCCAATCTCGATCACCGGACCGTCGACGGCGTCGACATCGCCGTCCTCGACACGGACGCGTTCACCCACCAGTACGAGTTCCCGCCGGAGTCGCTCCTGCTCGATGAACTCCACCGGGACGTTCGCGACGAGAGCGACGCCGTGCTCGGCATCTCGACGGACACGATGTACGTCCGCGCCAACGGCGATCTGGACCTGCACGAACTGGTCAACGAGGTCAGCGAGCGAGTTCCCGAAGGCGGCGTCGCGACACGGAGCGTGCGCGAAGGCACCATCCGTTATCTGGCCGGCGAGCGCCCGGCCGTCCTCGACGCCATGCTCGACGTGCTGGCTGACGAGCTGTAA
- a CDS encoding YIP1 family protein, producing MTQWVENPTGGRDRGPTALVRAWVEILRRPRRFFRTGVGPGDQAPGLVFAAMVVLFEEVSRYAVVKLAQRGLLSTGPFDYPAIGGFSPGVAVLALFAILVFVTPATVHLTAALQTLLLLPVASDRGGVSETVQVMCYAMAPCLLAGLPSAEVRVLVTAWGAGLYLIGTAVVHNVRLPVAAIVGAIPAAIIFGYGFRGFQALSVLAANYGF from the coding sequence GTGACTCAGTGGGTCGAGAATCCGACCGGTGGCCGGGACCGGGGGCCAACCGCGCTTGTTCGCGCGTGGGTCGAGATACTGCGGCGTCCGCGGCGGTTCTTCCGCACCGGCGTCGGACCGGGTGATCAGGCCCCGGGGCTGGTGTTCGCGGCGATGGTCGTCCTCTTCGAGGAAGTGAGCCGTTACGCCGTCGTCAAACTGGCCCAACGGGGACTCCTGTCTACGGGGCCGTTTGATTATCCCGCCATCGGCGGGTTCTCGCCAGGCGTTGCGGTACTGGCACTGTTTGCCATTCTTGTGTTCGTCACGCCGGCAACGGTGCATCTAACGGCGGCGTTGCAGACACTGCTGTTGCTCCCCGTCGCGTCGGACCGCGGTGGCGTCAGCGAGACCGTGCAGGTGATGTGCTACGCGATGGCCCCTTGTCTGCTGGCGGGTCTGCCGAGCGCAGAGGTCCGGGTGCTCGTCACCGCCTGGGGCGCGGGGCTGTACCTGATTGGGACCGCTGTCGTCCACAACGTTAGACTCCCAGTGGCCGCGATCGTCGGGGCCATCCCTGCCGCAATTATCTTCGGCTACGGCTTCCGCGGCTTCCAGGCCCTCTCGGTGCTGGCCGCTAACTACGGGTTTTAG